A region of Sulfuricella denitrificans skB26 DNA encodes the following proteins:
- a CDS encoding heavy metal sensor histidine kinase, which produces MKNLSLTARISLLFAASACLVLLVAGYFLTQAVETHFREEDRRELNGKIELIQNLFEHAYSQKQSDLLTKQLDDALVGHHGLAVAVADATGDVWFATPGADFPRTLLQNCQTQSAGWKYGTLLQWKQAGLSYRGIAVSITAGSGKSYAVAVALDIQHHELFMNKFQSVLALAIFLSALATASLGWIATRWGLSPLRQVTDMVASISAEHLAERLPATDLPTELRPLVIAFNAMLARLDDSFRRLSEFSSDIAHELRTPISNLMTQTQVALSSARNNDEYKEVLYSSLEEYERMAQMVGDMLFLAQTDNGLLKPGLEKVNLANETQDLFDYFEAWAEERAVTLSRTGSVTVHGDRLMLRRALSNLISNAIRHTSQGHTVQVSLARHGDKANVSIENPGMEIPAAHLPRLFDRFYRVDPSRQRKGDGAGLGLAIVKSIVEAHGGSITVTSANQRTQFQLTLPAVFE; this is translated from the coding sequence ATGAAAAACTTGTCCCTGACCGCTCGGATCAGCTTGCTTTTCGCAGCGTCTGCTTGCTTGGTCTTGCTGGTGGCGGGCTATTTTCTGACGCAAGCAGTTGAGACCCATTTTAGGGAAGAGGATCGGCGCGAACTCAATGGCAAAATTGAACTCATCCAGAATTTATTCGAACACGCCTATAGTCAGAAACAGTCGGATCTTCTGACCAAACAACTGGATGACGCTCTGGTCGGACATCATGGCCTTGCAGTGGCGGTAGCGGATGCGACGGGCGATGTCTGGTTCGCTACACCTGGCGCTGATTTCCCTCGTACGCTGCTGCAAAACTGCCAAACCCAGTCAGCGGGGTGGAAGTATGGCACCTTGCTGCAATGGAAACAGGCCGGGTTAAGCTACCGAGGTATAGCCGTGTCGATTACCGCAGGCAGTGGCAAGTCATACGCCGTGGCCGTGGCACTGGATATCCAGCATCATGAGCTGTTCATGAACAAGTTCCAGTCAGTGCTGGCCCTTGCTATCTTTTTGTCTGCCTTGGCCACCGCCAGTTTGGGCTGGATCGCCACTCGATGGGGGCTCTCACCTTTGCGTCAGGTCACCGACATGGTGGCAAGCATTTCCGCCGAACACTTGGCAGAGCGCCTGCCGGCTACAGACTTGCCTACGGAACTCAGACCTCTAGTGATCGCCTTTAATGCCATGCTGGCTCGCCTGGACGATTCCTTCCGGCGGCTCTCCGAGTTTTCTTCCGACATCGCGCACGAACTGCGCACGCCCATTTCCAACCTTATGACCCAGACCCAAGTGGCGCTTTCCAGCGCACGCAATAACGATGAGTACAAAGAAGTCCTTTACTCCAGTCTGGAGGAATATGAACGCATGGCCCAGATGGTTGGCGACATGCTCTTCCTTGCCCAGACCGACAACGGCTTACTCAAACCGGGCCTGGAAAAAGTCAATCTGGCTAATGAAACTCAGGATTTGTTTGATTACTTCGAGGCTTGGGCAGAAGAACGTGCCGTTACGCTGAGTCGGACGGGGTCTGTCACCGTCCACGGCGACCGACTGATGTTGCGGCGCGCGCTCAGCAACTTGATATCGAACGCCATCCGACACACCTCACAAGGGCACACCGTGCAAGTATCCCTAGCCAGGCATGGGGATAAGGCCAACGTTTCTATTGAAAATCCAGGCATGGAAATCCCGGCAGCGCACCTTCCTAGATTGTTCGATCGCTTTTACCGTGTTGATCCATCGCGTCAACGCAAGGGAGATGGCGCTGGGTTGGGCCTTGCCATCGTCAAATCCATCGTTGAGGCGCATGGCGGCTCAATCACAGTCACGTCCGCCAACCAGAGAACACAGTTCCAACTCACATTGCCTGCGGTTTTTGAATGA
- a CDS encoding ArsR/SmtB family transcription factor, translating into MRSNPATSPLFQALKVLGESNRLQILMQLGLECRPVTDIINAIGLPQTNVSFHLRVLREGGFVRAERRGTFIYYCLNDPELLRILHDLKEWLETRPLPSQDKK; encoded by the coding sequence ATGCGAAGCAATCCCGCAACTTCCCCTCTGTTCCAAGCACTAAAAGTGCTCGGAGAGTCGAATCGACTACAAATCCTGATGCAACTGGGGTTGGAGTGCCGTCCGGTGACGGACATCATCAACGCCATTGGTTTGCCCCAGACCAATGTCTCATTTCATCTCCGCGTTTTGCGTGAAGGCGGGTTCGTGAGGGCCGAGCGTCGCGGAACATTCATCTATTACTGCCTGAATGATCCTGAACTGTTACGCATTCTCCATGACCTCAAGGAATGGCTGGAAACGCGTCCGCTACCTTCGCAAGATAAGAAATAG
- a CDS encoding class I SAM-dependent methyltransferase yields MKGPPMEQQEKLFPATSMPDPDWWQTLWSNPDATISALGIQAGMEVVDLCCGDGYFTTAIARQVGAGHVIGFDLDLGMLEQAKAACQGANNCIWIAGDACELSQLIEEKVDYVLIANTFHGVPDPLGLAREVAAILKPGGRFAIVNWYPLPREETTVLGQPRGPRTDMRMSPEAVQAVVEPAGFVLEAVVDLQPYHYGAVFILKS; encoded by the coding sequence TTGAAAGGACCACCCATGGAACAGCAAGAAAAACTTTTTCCCGCAACCTCAATGCCCGATCCGGACTGGTGGCAGACGCTATGGTCAAACCCGGATGCCACTATCAGTGCGCTTGGTATCCAGGCCGGGATGGAAGTGGTCGATTTGTGTTGCGGTGACGGCTATTTCACGACCGCGATTGCTCGACAGGTGGGCGCGGGACATGTCATCGGGTTCGATCTCGATCTAGGCATGTTGGAGCAGGCGAAAGCCGCATGTCAGGGTGCGAATAACTGCATATGGATTGCCGGGGACGCTTGTGAACTCAGCCAACTCATCGAAGAAAAAGTGGATTACGTGCTGATCGCTAACACCTTTCACGGCGTGCCAGACCCGCTAGGACTTGCGCGTGAAGTAGCCGCGATCCTGAAACCTGGCGGGCGTTTTGCCATCGTGAACTGGTATCCGCTGCCACGGGAAGAAACCACTGTACTCGGACAGCCGCGGGGACCCCGCACCGATATGCGCATGTCACCCGAAGCGGTTCAAGCCGTCGTGGAACCGGCAGGGTTCGTGCTGGAAGCGGTCGTGGACCTTCAGCCCTACCATTACGGCGCGGTATTCATTCTCAAATCCTGA
- a CDS encoding methyltransferase domain-containing protein: MSNDHSQCGSQDPLDQIRSLYTELARRPDKDFGWNKGKENARQLGYMEEWLARLPDVVWESAAAVGNPFSLGPIHPGETVVDLGCGAGADACVAALLVGSKGKVYGFDATPAMVEKAQNNASASGLSQVEFREADMIHLGLPDAVADVIISNGAINLALDKPKVFAEVFRVLRGNGRFQFADMLREHGATSACCSGNSWADCVSGTMGAEEIKILLHEAGFEDVQLVEFTGYKTSSATVGATFKARKP, encoded by the coding sequence ATGAGCAACGACCACTCACAATGCGGTAGCCAAGACCCGCTAGACCAGATCCGCTCACTCTACACAGAACTCGCACGGCGTCCGGACAAGGACTTTGGCTGGAACAAGGGCAAGGAAAATGCCAGGCAGCTCGGCTATATGGAAGAGTGGCTTGCCCGGCTGCCCGATGTCGTCTGGGAATCGGCAGCCGCTGTAGGAAATCCTTTCTCTCTTGGCCCCATCCATCCTGGTGAAACCGTGGTTGATCTAGGCTGTGGCGCGGGGGCAGATGCCTGTGTGGCGGCGCTTCTGGTTGGATCAAAGGGCAAAGTTTATGGCTTTGATGCCACACCGGCAATGGTGGAAAAAGCACAGAACAATGCCAGTGCGTCGGGCCTATCCCAGGTTGAATTTCGTGAAGCGGACATGATCCATCTTGGTCTTCCTGACGCAGTCGCCGATGTCATAATCTCTAACGGTGCGATCAATCTGGCCTTGGACAAGCCCAAGGTCTTTGCCGAGGTTTTTCGGGTTCTGCGCGGCAACGGCCGTTTTCAGTTCGCAGACATGCTCCGGGAACATGGTGCGACGTCGGCCTGCTGTAGCGGAAATTCCTGGGCTGATTGCGTGTCCGGTACCATGGGGGCGGAGGAAATCAAAATCTTGCTACATGAAGCGGGATTCGAGGACGTTCAGTTGGTGGAGTTCACCGGATACAAGACGTCATCCGCCACGGTTGGGGCAACATTTAAAGCCCGCAAACCGTAA
- a CDS encoding rhodanese-like domain-containing protein — translation MIKRLRPPELKVHLENSSVQPLLLDVREVWEFERCSIAGSRLIPMGQIPQQIEVLNPEQEIIVICHHGVRSMHVAAFLERAGFAQVVNLDGGIDAWAREIDLTMALY, via the coding sequence ATGATCAAAAGACTAAGACCTCCCGAGCTTAAAGTCCATCTCGAAAATAGCTCGGTTCAGCCTTTATTACTGGATGTACGGGAAGTTTGGGAATTTGAACGTTGCAGCATCGCGGGATCGCGGCTCATCCCGATGGGGCAAATACCCCAGCAGATAGAGGTGTTGAACCCAGAGCAGGAAATCATCGTGATTTGTCACCACGGCGTGCGAAGTATGCATGTGGCTGCTTTTCTGGAGCGGGCTGGCTTCGCACAAGTCGTCAATCTGGACGGTGGCATTGATGCCTGGGCGAGGGAAATAGATCTGACAATGGCACTTTACTAG
- a CDS encoding protein adenylyltransferase SelO has protein sequence MNSPAPLSFTAFLQCTDYSLLRCLTADPEQARHAPNKTLRQVKSGHYVEVLPTPLPNPRYVIHSRSFFRELNLSESAASSGSFMHFFTGNPTVAVGAANADVESPHVQASGWASGYALSIYGQEMYHNCPFKNGNGYGDGRAISVLEVLLSNGHRWEFQLKGGGTTPYCRGGDGRAVLRSSIREFLASEAMAALGVPTSRALCLFVSRSETISRPWYSPGAKTEEPDRMVDEPAAITTRAAPSFLRVGQLELFGRRARKNEHPRALAELEAIFLHTLAREYPDIATQLCHPEATLTDKVLAVAREFGARLSRLAAHWIRVGYCQGNFNSDNCSLGGRTLDYGPFGFIEAYNPMFQMWIGGGEHFSFMNQPIAAVTNFKMFCTALVPLLGQDAIQELGKILEAQPEIMNREMNRMWAEKMGLAEFRMELFAALHALMAETPVDYTIFWRELSNLPRHVAALRPGFYETRGGYAQDSVAMEARWAVWLQKWHAALEQEGRDPAGVSAAMKRVNPKYIPREWMMVEAYRSATDAGDYSLVQRLHDVLDDPYGEQSETVAALYYKKKEEKFFDLGGTSHCSCSS, from the coding sequence ATGAATTCTCCCGCACCACTCTCCTTTACCGCCTTTCTCCAGTGCACAGACTACTCGCTACTTCGATGCCTCACCGCCGATCCCGAGCAGGCCCGCCACGCCCCCAACAAGACGCTCCGCCAAGTCAAGTCCGGCCACTACGTTGAGGTTCTCCCGACGCCTCTGCCGAATCCCCGCTACGTCATCCACAGCCGAAGTTTTTTCCGTGAGCTGAACTTGTCTGAAAGCGCCGCCAGTTCGGGTTCCTTCATGCATTTCTTCACTGGCAATCCGACGGTTGCCGTGGGGGCCGCAAACGCCGATGTCGAGTCCCCCCACGTTCAAGCCAGCGGCTGGGCGAGCGGCTACGCCCTTAGCATCTACGGGCAAGAAATGTACCATAACTGCCCCTTCAAAAACGGCAACGGTTACGGGGACGGGCGCGCCATTTCCGTGCTTGAGGTGCTTCTCTCTAACGGTCATCGCTGGGAGTTCCAGCTCAAGGGCGGCGGCACGACCCCTTATTGCCGCGGTGGCGACGGCCGTGCGGTGCTTCGGTCCAGTATCCGTGAGTTCCTTGCGTCGGAAGCGATGGCAGCGCTGGGGGTGCCTACCTCTCGGGCACTCTGCCTCTTTGTCTCCCGCAGCGAAACCATCTCGCGCCCCTGGTACTCCCCGGGTGCCAAAACCGAAGAGCCGGACCGCATGGTGGACGAGCCAGCCGCCATCACGACGCGCGCCGCCCCCTCCTTCCTCCGCGTCGGGCAGCTCGAACTGTTCGGGCGGCGGGCGAGGAAAAACGAGCACCCGCGTGCCCTCGCGGAGCTCGAGGCGATCTTCCTGCATACGCTAGCACGAGAGTACCCTGACATCGCAACTCAGCTGTGCCACCCCGAGGCAACGCTTACCGACAAAGTCTTAGCCGTCGCGCGGGAGTTCGGCGCGCGCCTGTCCCGGTTGGCCGCCCACTGGATTCGGGTGGGGTATTGCCAGGGAAACTTCAACAGCGACAACTGCTCACTAGGGGGGCGGACGCTGGACTACGGGCCTTTCGGCTTCATCGAGGCATATAACCCGATGTTTCAGATGTGGATCGGCGGCGGAGAGCACTTTTCCTTTATGAACCAGCCGATAGCCGCTGTGACGAATTTCAAGATGTTCTGCACGGCCCTGGTACCGCTGCTGGGGCAGGACGCGATTCAGGAGCTGGGGAAGATTTTGGAGGCCCAGCCGGAGATCATGAACCGTGAGATGAATCGCATGTGGGCGGAAAAGATGGGCCTTGCCGAGTTTCGCATGGAACTTTTCGCGGCGCTTCACGCGCTCATGGCGGAAACGCCGGTGGACTATACGATCTTCTGGCGGGAGCTCTCGAACCTGCCCAGGCACGTGGCGGCACTGCGCCCTGGCTTCTACGAGACACGCGGGGGATATGCTCAGGACAGCGTCGCGATGGAGGCGCGCTGGGCGGTGTGGCTGCAGAAGTGGCACGCGGCGCTGGAACAAGAGGGGCGCGATCCGGCTGGAGTGTCAGCGGCAATGAAGAGGGTTAACCCTAAGTACATTCCGAGGGAGTGGATGATGGTTGAGGCGTATCGAAGCGCCACAGACGCCGGGGATTACAGTCTTGTGCAGAGGTTGCACGACGTTCTGGATGATCCGTACGGCGAGCAGTCGGAGACGGTGGCGGCGCTATATTACAAGAAGAAAGAGGAGAAGTTCTTTGACCTGGGCGGCACGTCGCACTGCAGCTGCTCGTCGTAG
- a CDS encoding ANTAR domain-containing response regulator, whose translation MNPPVKPSEFPLRVLLVDETFERAALLKHALQDAGCKIVAHVSSSADLPGLVAELKPDLIILDTESPDRDTLENLCVIRRDQPRPIVMFTHDDDSDKIHAAIRAGVSAYVVNGLKSERLRPIMDVAIARFNEFQAMRADLAKAEGQLSERKDVERAKGILMKQRGWSEEEAYQALRKAAMDKGSRLADVARQLVEITELLG comes from the coding sequence ATGAACCCCCCCGTCAAACCCTCTGAATTCCCTCTTCGTGTCTTGCTGGTAGACGAAACCTTCGAGCGCGCGGCGCTTCTTAAGCACGCCTTGCAGGATGCAGGCTGCAAGATTGTGGCTCACGTCTCCTCCAGTGCCGATCTGCCTGGCCTGGTGGCTGAATTAAAACCGGATCTGATTATTCTGGATACGGAGTCCCCAGACCGGGACACGCTGGAGAATTTATGCGTTATCAGGCGTGATCAACCGCGCCCGATCGTGATGTTTACCCACGATGATGATAGCGACAAGATCCACGCTGCCATTCGTGCCGGCGTCAGTGCTTATGTTGTAAATGGCCTGAAAAGCGAGCGTTTGCGTCCCATCATGGACGTGGCGATTGCACGCTTCAATGAATTTCAGGCAATGCGGGCGGATCTGGCAAAAGCGGAAGGCCAGCTTTCGGAGCGCAAGGATGTGGAGCGCGCCAAGGGAATTTTGATGAAGCAGCGCGGCTGGTCCGAAGAAGAGGCCTATCAGGCTTTGCGCAAAGCGGCCATGGACAAGGGCTCTCGCTTGGCGGACGTGGCGCGGCAGTTGGTCGAGATCACGGAATTGTTGGGTTAA
- a CDS encoding CmpA/NrtA family ABC transporter substrate-binding protein: MTTDSKNSRRDFMKKGATLLGAGALMSMVDPAIRVGAWAAGSDAPEKAEVKIGFIPLTDCASVVIASVMGFDKKYGIKIVPSKEASWAGVRDKLVNGELDASHVLYGLIYGVQLGIGGPKKDMSVLMSINNNGQAISLSNQLKTKGAVDGTSLAALIKKEPREYIFAQTFPTGTHAMWLYYWLASHGINPFADVKNITVPPPQMIANMRVGNMDGFCVGEPWNARAIRDNVGFTAVTSQDIWKDHPEKVLGTTAEFVHKYPNTARAMIMAMLDASKYIDDMKNRAQVAKIIAEKSYVNTDFDSIEDRMLGQYDNGNGKKWQDANYMKFYNDGAVNFPYLSDGMWFLTQHKRWGLLKEDPDYLAVAKQVNQIELYKQAATQTKTPIPKDVMRTSKLMDGSVWDGKNPKAYAASFKVKA; this comes from the coding sequence ATGACTACAGATTCCAAAAACAGCCGGAGAGATTTCATGAAAAAAGGCGCTACTTTACTGGGGGCCGGGGCATTGATGTCCATGGTCGATCCAGCAATACGTGTCGGTGCCTGGGCAGCAGGTTCCGATGCACCGGAAAAGGCCGAGGTCAAGATCGGCTTTATTCCTCTGACAGATTGCGCCTCGGTGGTGATCGCTTCGGTGATGGGCTTCGACAAGAAATACGGCATAAAAATCGTGCCCAGCAAGGAAGCCTCCTGGGCCGGCGTGCGCGACAAGCTGGTGAACGGCGAACTGGATGCTTCCCATGTGCTGTACGGCCTGATCTACGGGGTTCAGCTGGGCATAGGCGGGCCGAAAAAAGACATGTCGGTACTGATGAGCATCAACAACAATGGCCAGGCCATTTCCCTGTCCAATCAGCTGAAGACCAAAGGTGCGGTGGATGGCACCAGTCTGGCTGCGCTGATCAAGAAGGAGCCGCGCGAGTATATTTTCGCCCAGACCTTCCCCACCGGCACCCACGCCATGTGGCTTTACTACTGGCTGGCGTCGCATGGCATCAATCCATTCGCCGACGTGAAGAACATCACCGTGCCGCCACCGCAAATGATCGCCAACATGCGGGTAGGCAATATGGATGGATTTTGCGTCGGCGAACCCTGGAACGCACGGGCCATTCGCGACAACGTGGGCTTTACGGCTGTCACCAGCCAGGACATCTGGAAGGACCATCCGGAAAAAGTGCTCGGCACCACGGCTGAATTCGTACATAAATACCCCAATACTGCGCGAGCCATGATCATGGCAATGCTGGATGCATCCAAATACATTGACGACATGAAGAACCGGGCGCAAGTGGCCAAGATTATTGCCGAGAAATCCTACGTCAACACCGATTTCGACTCCATCGAGGATCGCATGCTGGGCCAGTACGACAACGGCAACGGAAAGAAATGGCAGGATGCCAATTACATGAAGTTCTACAACGACGGTGCGGTGAACTTCCCCTACCTGTCAGACGGTATGTGGTTCCTCACCCAGCACAAGCGCTGGGGCCTGCTCAAGGAAGATCCGGACTACCTGGCAGTGGCCAAGCAGGTCAACCAGATCGAACTGTACAAACAGGCTGCGACCCAGACCAAGACGCCCATTCCGAAGGATGTCATGCGTACCAGCAAGCTTATGGATGGCAGTGTATGGGATGGCAAGAACCCCAAAGCCTACGCCGCCAGCTTTAAAGTTAAAGCGTAA
- a CDS encoding globin family protein → MTPEKIALVRSSWQQVVPIQDTAAGLFYNRLFELDPSLRNLFNGDMVEQGRKLMIMINMVVNSLDRLESIIGMVKESGRRHVGYGVKAEHFDTVGNALIWTLGQGLGAGFTPEVKEGWVEAYGVLASTMKQAAYGSA, encoded by the coding sequence ATGACACCTGAAAAAATAGCACTGGTTCGCAGTAGCTGGCAGCAGGTAGTACCCATTCAGGATACTGCAGCCGGACTCTTTTATAACCGCCTGTTCGAACTGGACCCTTCCCTGCGCAACCTGTTCAACGGGGATATGGTCGAGCAAGGACGCAAGCTCATGATCATGATCAACATGGTCGTCAACAGCCTGGACCGACTCGAATCCATCATCGGAATGGTGAAAGAATCAGGGCGTCGTCACGTCGGATATGGCGTCAAGGCAGAGCATTTCGACACCGTGGGCAATGCCCTGATCTGGACTTTGGGCCAAGGGCTAGGCGCAGGCTTTACGCCCGAGGTCAAGGAAGGATGGGTCGAGGCTTATGGCGTACTGGCCTCTACCATGAAACAGGCTGCCTACGGCTCGGCATAA
- the ntrB gene encoding nitrate ABC transporter permease, whose translation MNAANPGIESLKEITAGDGTIATAKVFKISPSINVSEPVPTTGRRFSLAAKNFFKWLVPPVLGLTIFIGIWALVSQTSPQLPGPLKTWASAQQLFSDPFYNKGPNDQGIGWNILASLQRVGIGFGMAAAIGIPLGFMIGRFKFLNAMTAPIISLLRPVSPLAWLPIGLLVFKAANPAAIWVIFISAIWPMIINTAVGVNRIPQDYMNVAKVLNLSEWKVFTKILFPAVLPYMMTGIRLSIGVAWLVIVAAEMLTGGVGLGFWVWDEWNNLNVEHIIIAIFVVGIVGLLLEQMLVLLAKRFSYE comes from the coding sequence ATGAATGCAGCGAATCCAGGCATAGAAAGCCTGAAGGAAATCACGGCAGGCGATGGAACCATCGCCACAGCCAAAGTCTTCAAGATTTCGCCATCTATCAATGTGAGCGAACCCGTGCCCACAACTGGGCGACGTTTTTCCCTGGCAGCCAAAAATTTCTTTAAATGGCTGGTTCCGCCGGTGCTGGGTCTGACGATTTTCATCGGCATCTGGGCACTGGTTTCCCAGACCAGCCCGCAACTACCCGGCCCGCTCAAGACCTGGGCATCGGCACAGCAGCTGTTCAGCGACCCTTTTTACAACAAGGGCCCCAATGATCAGGGCATCGGCTGGAATATCCTGGCCTCGCTGCAACGGGTGGGGATCGGCTTCGGCATGGCAGCAGCAATCGGCATTCCCCTCGGCTTCATGATCGGACGCTTCAAGTTTCTCAACGCCATGACCGCCCCGATCATCAGCCTGCTGCGCCCGGTTTCCCCCCTGGCGTGGTTGCCGATTGGCCTGCTGGTATTCAAGGCAGCCAATCCGGCAGCGATCTGGGTGATTTTCATCTCCGCCATCTGGCCGATGATCATCAACACCGCAGTCGGCGTAAACCGCATTCCGCAGGATTACATGAACGTGGCAAAGGTACTCAACCTGTCGGAATGGAAGGTTTTCACCAAAATCCTCTTCCCCGCCGTGCTGCCCTACATGATGACCGGCATCCGCCTCTCTATCGGAGTGGCCTGGCTGGTAATCGTGGCTGCGGAGATGCTGACCGGCGGTGTCGGCCTGGGTTTCTGGGTGTGGGATGAATGGAACAACCTCAACGTCGAGCACATCATCATCGCCATTTTCGTGGTCGGTATCGTCGGGTTACTGCTGGAGCAGATGCTGGTACTGCTGGCAAAACGGTTTAGTTACGAATGA